GCCGTCCGTCCTCGGACACTTTCTGCCGAGTTTAAATTTAGGATCAATACAGAAGAAACTGAATCAAAGGAAACAGGGACAGCTGCTTCTGgagctgcctctctgtctctggacCAAAGTCCAGCCGCGCCCAGCTGCACCTGTCAGTCATTAACTCTGCACACCTGCACCTGTCAGTCATTAACTCTGCACACCTGCACCTGAGCTCTGTGAAAAACTGGATTTCAAATCCACAAAAATGCTTTAATTAAACACTGAGCTGTTTCCAGACCCACGAACATCATGAAGCAACAAAATCAGTTCTTAAAAACTTCTACTGTCAAACCTGAAGCTGATACGATAAGATAAAACTTGCAACAATGCACAAAGCTGCACAGCTGATATTAACTCTAACATTGATCATGTGCGATTATAAAACAGGTGCATTAAACTGCAGGTCCTtcaatggccactagagggctgGTTCCAACAGTCAGTGCATCGTTTCACTGTCAGAGGGTCTGCGGGTCGCCAGGCGTCATTTTAAAGACCCGGTCGGTCTTACTTGAGGTCATGTGACGCCCGTGGCTTCTTGCGGGTGTTCACTGTCGAGTACGTGACGTCCTCTCTGACCAATCTGGTTCCTCCGCAGCCGGAGGGGCGGGGCTTATCTGGGTGCTTCAGGCTGGAATAATGCAGACAGACTTCCTGCAGAGGCACCAACAGAGAAATGTAGTTAAATCTCTCAGCCTGGAGCAGCTCATGAACATGAACCAGACACGTCGGGAGGAAGTGACCGACCTCTGGGACGCCTGGTGGTCGTCCTGGattacagcagcagacagccggTTTacctgaagacagacagagagctccAGATTATAATTAATCTGTAAATTTATCTTTATTTAGATTCATTCTTAAAGCAAAGgatggaaaaacacaaatgtactCATTCAGCAGAAAACTATTTTTTAAAACCACTCAGACCAAAAACCAAACAGCAAACCAGTCAGTAAACAGTTAAACAGTCCCAGAGTCTAAACAGAAACCCCGCCCCCTTCCACGCAGGGCTCGCTCTTACAGGAAGTCTCTGTGAAAGTGAAAGTATGACAGTGAATCTGGGGCTTCACTGTTTGTGCCGGAGCAGACTGAGAGTCAGATTTACTTGAAGAAACCCTCAGAAAGTCCTCAGCgagtcctctctgtcccccttcCTCCTGTCAGCACCATGCCGGACATCAACGTGTGCCTGGAGGCCCTGTCTGTGCTCTGCGGCTGCAGGGTGGAGTCGTCCAGCAGCGAATCCATGCTCACGACGCAGGACTTGGTCAACATCGTGGCCCTCAGGGAGTACTACAAGCAGCAGGGCTTTAAAGAGCTAGAGTACTACACCAGCATAGGGACTCTGTCCCTGCAGGACGGGGACGACTTGGACATGTACAGCTCCCCGCCGGCGCTGACTGAGGGGCCTGGGCCGAGCCTCCAGACCACGGTGAAGATCAACCCCGAGGACTTTTTCCATTCTCAGTACAACTACGACTTCACCAACATAAAGGTGAGCAGAGGGGCCTCAGGTCCCATGACACAGATTTAAAGTGATCTGTTAAATTATTATAGAAATCTAAGTTCATACATTTGTTGACCTCCAGGACGGAGACAAGAAGTTCCTGCGTGGTAACGAGCAGTACGTTCGTCCCTGCGGCTGGAACCGCGTCGCTCTGCGCGTCACGCAGAAGTATGACGGCGGGGACACCTGGCTGGGGACGGCGAAGGACGCCTGGCCCGTGTCCTACCACGGCTACAACATGGACGGCTCCCTCATCCTGTCCCATGAGGGGAAGCCGGACGACGAGCCGAAGTTTCTGGATGCTGCCGCCGCCTGTCTGGTCAACCCTGAGACCAGGGGCAAGGGGGTGTACTCCACCCCAGACATCAAGATGGCAGAGAAGTACTGCAAGAGGTTCAAGTCCAAAGTGGACGGGAAGACGTACCAAGTGGTTCTCCAGAACCGCATCAACCCGGAGAAGAGAAAGACGTGCCAGAGGGAGAACATCTGGGTGGTGTACATCCCCGAGGGCAGCACCGACATCAAGACCAGGGCCATCGTGCAGGAGTCCATCCGTCCATACGGGCTGCTGCTGAAGCAGGTCTGAGCCCGGCGGTGCTGCGAGGCCTTCAGAACCTTCAGCTCTTCACTAACAAACACCTCACCTTCACCGAGTCAACCTGAAGTGCCACTACCGATACTTACTGATGTTCTCTTCCTTTAAATGTCTCATTTAACCACTGTCTGTCGCTTTAAATGCTAATTAGCTGCTAGCCACCTCCTTTTgttccagcagagggcgctgccTTTACTGCCCTCTGGATAAACACTGTATCAAACCAGCTGCACTGCTTCAGTTTGCTGTGATCCTGATCCAGGTGTGAACAGATGTGTGGCCCCTGACCCTGATCTGTGTACAGAGGTTTCCATGGAATTAAAGTGTGAGTGCAGAGAAGCTTTCGGTGTATCGGTGTGATCCTCCCGGCTCTCACAGATCACGGTGATCCTTGTGCCTGCTGAGAGCCGGCGAAACCGGTTCTCTCAGAGCGGAGTGTTCACACTCACCTCAGGTTAATCACATGAAACTGATGCTTGtataaatattaatatgttcATATCTCTTAGGATTACAGCTCTTTAACCAGAAATCTGATCATTTCTTTATCGAAACAAATTCACTGATTACCCAGAATTCTGATTCCttagaaaaaaatattgatcAGCTCAAAGTCTCCGACAAAAactgtgagatttttttttttttcaaaattctGCGAAAAAAGTCTGAATTTTACATCTGTTAAGAATTCTGAAGttttttttgaataaaaaatatcCAGATTAAAAATATGAAGATATTTTCACTGTGATATAAATTCACAGCTGAACAAACAGCGGTGATACACGAAGAAGCAGCTTGATCAAACaaatcagtgtctgtgtggtggtgtgACAGTTCCCCAaaatcaccagcagggggcggtaGAGCCCACAGATGACAGATCTCTTTATGGTGCTGTACAAGTACCATACTACA
This region of Parambassis ranga chromosome 2, fParRan2.1, whole genome shotgun sequence genomic DNA includes:
- the LOC114432437 gene encoding uncharacterized protein LOC114432437, whose translation is MPDINVCLEALSVLCGCRVESSSSESMLTTQDLVNIVALREYYKQQGFKELEYYTSIGTLSLQDGDDLDMYSSPPALTEGPGPSLQTTVKINPEDFFHSQYNYDFTNIKDGDKKFLRGNEQYVRPCGWNRVALRVTQKYDGGDTWLGTAKDAWPVSYHGYNMDGSLILSHEGKPDDEPKFLDAAAACLVNPETRGKGVYSTPDIKMAEKYCKRFKSKVDGKTYQVVLQNRINPEKRKTCQRENIWVVYIPEGSTDIKTRAIVQESIRPYGLLLKQV